From the genome of Homalodisca vitripennis isolate AUS2020 chromosome 8, UT_GWSS_2.1, whole genome shotgun sequence, one region includes:
- the LOC124367684 gene encoding zinc finger protein 225-like yields MHSRFHGGLSPYNCPDCGAGFLRKFELVNHERQHGRNPESCPTCGKEFLQKRTLLVHVRTCGMTSSFPTTQQSSPPRFSEETSPRFNDNTPPRFSDGSSPPRFTNENGSPRFSENGNQFRFSEGQMRYPDGTPSSSPMPMQAPKDKVCKECGERNICKC; encoded by the coding sequence ATGCACTCGAGGTTCCATGGAGGACTGAGTCCCTACAACTGTCCAGATTGTGGTGCCGGTTTCCTGCGAAAGTTTGAACTGGTGAACCACGAGCGTCAGCACGGTCGCAACCCTGAATCGTGCCCGACATGTGGCAAGGAGTTCCTGCAGAAACGAACGTTATTAGTGCATGTGCGCACCTGTGGCATGACCTCCTCTTTTCCTACAACACAACAGTCCTCGCCACCGCGGTTCTCGGAGGAGACGTCCCCACGGTTCAATGACAACACACCACCTCGGTTCAGTGACGGCAGCTCTCCACCGCGGTTCACCAATGAGAACGGTTCACCCAGGTTCTCGGAGAACGGAAACCAGTTCAGGTTCTCCGAGGGGCAGATGAGGTATCCCGACGGTACACCATCTTCTTCACCGATGCCAATGCAAGCTCCTAAGGATAAAGTTTGCAA